The Raphanus sativus cultivar WK10039 unplaced genomic scaffold, ASM80110v3 Scaffold0016, whole genome shotgun sequence genome includes a region encoding these proteins:
- the LOC108821100 gene encoding F-box/kelch-repeat protein At4g38940-like: protein MEQSPEQSPSPLFPSLPDDVTVDIVARVPISRYPTLSLVSRTFRKLIASPKLYKRRSHLGVTEHRVYALLRGPSNGQPRFHILHRKPNSTNRLVVVGSLPPMSPHGTFVPVGSKTYVFNSLDALSVDCASHTLQPILDMPQRMIRKLGSAVDGKVYLIGDSFCSFSDEDGTSWEAWRKAVMVFDTETRTWGAVRIKHGLPYGALWSEAVVLGDKICLGSYRYQHAFDYEPRENKWELNEALRAKDWGEGACVIDDVLYYHDQRLDWGEVAPETALMAFDPKQSRWSAVKGLEEFLAVETYKSIRSNLVKCGEKKLALFFTKRRDGNDVICCAEIGLERRQDGGEIWGKVLSCDVVFEDGLLSIVKCVSVTV from the coding sequence ATGGAGCAATCTCCCGAGCAGTCACCGTCTCCTCTGTTTCCGTCGCTTCCAGACGACGTCACCGTCGATATCGTAGCTCGTGTGCCAATAAGCCGTTACCCAACTCTCTCCCTCGTCTCCAGGACTTTCAGGAAACTCATCGCTTCCCCTAAGCTCTACAAGAGACGATCTCACCTGGGAGTCACCGAGCACCGTGTCTACGCTCTCCTCCGTGGCCCCAGCAATGGTCAACCACGTTTCCACATCCTCCACCGCAAACCCAACTCCACAAACCGCTTGGTCGTCGTCGGGTCGCTTCCCCCCATGTCTCCCCACGGAACCTTTGTCCCCGTCGGCTCCAAAACGTACGTGTTCAACAGCCTGGACGCCCTCAGCGTCGACTGCGCCTCTCACACCCTGCAGCCCATCCTCGACATGCCTCAACGCATGATTAGAAAATTAGGTAGCGCCGTCGACGGGAAGGTGTACCTGATCGGTGATTCCTTCTGTAGTTTCTCCGATGAAGATGGAACCTCGTGGGAGGCGTGGAGGAAGGCGGTGATGGTGTTCGATACAGAGACTCGAACCTGGGGGGCGGTGAGGATAAAACACGGCTTGCCCTATGGTGCTCTCTGGTCCGAAGCTGTGGTGCTGGGGGACAAGATTTGCTTGGGAAGCTACAGGTATCAGCACGCTTTTGATTACGAGCCGAGGGAAAACAAGTGGGAGTTGAACGAGGCGTTGAGAGCTAAGGATTGGGGGGAGGGTGCTTGTGTGATTGATGATGTCCTCTACTATCACGATCAACGGTTGGACTGGGGGGAGGTTGCTCCGGAGACGGCGTTGATGGCGTTTGATCCGAAGCAGAGCCGCTGGAGTGCTGTCAAGGGTTTGGAGGAGTTTTTGGCTGTGGAGACTTATAAGTCAATAAGGTCCAACCTGGTGAAGTGTGGGGAGAAGAAGCTGGCTCTCTTCTTTACTAAAAGACGTGACGGGAATGATGTCATTTGCTGTGCAGAGATTGGTTTGGAAAGGCGCCAAGATGGTGGAGAGATTTGGGGTAAGGTGTTGTCTTGTGATGTTGTCTTTGAGGATGGGCTGTTGAGCATAGTGAAATGTGTGTCTGTCACCGTTTGA
- the LOC108820636 gene encoding DNA-directed RNA polymerase II subunit RPB1: MDTRFPFSPAEVSKVRVVQFGILSPDEIRQMSVIHVEHSETTEKGKPKVGGLSDTRLGTIDRKVKCETCMANMAECPGHFGHLELAKPMYHVGFMKTVLSIMRCVCFNCSKILADEDEHKFKQAMKIKNPKNRLKKILDACKNKTKCEGGDEIDDVQNQDTDEPVKKSRGGCGAQQPKITIEGMKMIAEYKVTKKKNDEADQLPEPAERKQTLGADRVLSVLKRISDEDCQLLGFNPKYARPDWMILEVLPIPPPPVRPSVMMDATSRSEDDLTHQLAMIIRHNENLKRQEKNGAPAHIISEFTQLLQFHIATYFDNELPGQPRATQKSGRPIKSICSRLKAKEGRIRGNLMGKRVDFSARTVITPDPTINIDELGVPWSIALNLTYPETVTPYNIERLKELVDYGPHPPPGKTGAKYIIRDDGQRLDLRYLKKSSDHHLELGYKVERHLIDGDFVLFNRQPSLHKMSIMGHRIRIMPYSTFRLNLSVTSPYNADFDGDEMNMHVPQSFETRAEVLELMMVPKCIVSPQANRPVMGIVQDTLLGCRKITKRDTFIEKDVFMNTLMWWQDFDGKVPAPTILKPRPLWTGKQVFNLIIPKQINLFRYSAWHSDAETGFITPGDTQVRIERGELLAGTLCKKTLGTGNGSLVHVIWEEVGPDAARKFLGHTQWLVNYWLLQNGFTIGIGDTIADSQTMEKINETISCAKTAVKDLIRQFQEKKLDPEPGRTMTETFENRVNQVLNKARDDAGSSAQKSLAETNNLKAMVTAGSKGSFINISQMTACVGQQNVEGKRIPFGFDGRTLPHFTKDDYGPESRGFVENSYLRGLTPQEFFFHAMGGREGLIDTAVKTSETGYIQRRLVKAMEDIMVKYDGTVRNSLGDVIQFLYGEDGMDAVWIESQKLDSLKMKKAEFDRTFKYEIDDENWNPTYLSDEHLEDLKGIRELRDVFDAEYQKLEADRFQLGTEIATNGDSTWPLPVNIKRHIWNAQKTFKIDLRKISDMHPVEIVDAVDKLQERLLVVPGEDGLSVEAQKNATLFFNILLRSTLASKRVLEEYKLSREAFEWVIGEIESRFLQSLVAPGEMIGCVAAQSIGEPATQMTLNTFHYAGVSAKNVTLGVPRLREIINVAKRIKTPSLSVYLTPEASKSKEGAKTVQCALEYTTLRSVTQATEVWYDPDPMSTIIEEDFEFVRSYYEMPDEDVSPDKISPWLLRIELNREMMVDKKLSMADIAEKINLEFDDDLTCIFNDDNAEKLILRIRIMNDEGAKGEAQDESAEDDVFLKKIESNMLTEMALRGIPDINKVFIKQVRKSKFDEDDGFKTSEEWMLDTEGVNLLAVMCHEDVDPKRTTSNHLIEIIEVLGIEAVRRALLDELRVVISFDGSYVNYRHLAILCDTMTYRGHLMAITRHGINRNDTGPLMRCSFEETVDILLDAAAYAETDCLRGVTENIMLGQLAPIGTGDCELYLNDEMLKNAIELQLPSYMDGLEFGMTPARSPMSGTPYHESMMSPNYLLSPNMRLSPMSDAQFSPYVGGMAFSPSSSPGYSPSSPGYSPTSPGYSPTSPGYSPTSPGYSPTSPTYSPSSPGYSPTSPAYSPTSPSYSPTSPSYSPTSPSYSPTSPSYSPTSPSYSPTSPSYSPTSPAYSPTSPAYSPTSPAYSPTSPSYSPTSPSYSPTSPSYSPTSPSYSPTSPSYSPTSPAYSPTSPGYSPTSPSYSPTSPSYGPTSPSYNPQSAKYSPSLAYSPSNARLSPASPYSPTSPNYSPTSPSYSPTSPSYSPSSPTYSPSSPYSSGASPDYSPSAGYSPTLPGYSPSSTGQYTPHEGDKNDKTGKDGSKDDKSNP, translated from the exons ATGGATACGCGGTTTCCGTTTTCTCCGGCCGAGGTCTCCAAAGTCCGCGTGGTCCAGTTCGGGATTCTCAGCCCCGATGAGATC AGGCAAATGTCTGTTATACACGTTGAGCATAGTGAGACGACGGAGAAGGGTAAACCTAAGGTGGGAGGGTTGAGTGATACTCGGCTCGGTACGATTGATCGGAAGGTGAAGTGTGAGACGTGTATGGCTAACATGGCTGAGTGTCCTGGGCATTTTGGGCATCTTGAGCTCGCTAAGCCTATGTATCACGTTGGTTTCATGAAGACCGTGTTGAGTATCATGCGTTGTGTTTGCTTCAACTGCTCCAAGATCCTAGCTGATGAG GATGAGCACAAGTTTAAGCAGGCCATGAAGATTAAGAATCCCAAGAATAGGCTTAAGAAGATTCTGGATGCTTGCAAGAACAAGACCAAGTGTGAAGGTGGCGATGAGATTGATGATGTTCAAAACCAAGACACAGACGAGCCAGTGAAGAAAAGCCGTGGTGGATGTGGTGCACAGCAACCTAAGATCACTATTGAGGGCATGAAGATGATTGCAGAGTATAAGGttacaaagaagaaaaacgatGAGGCAGACCAGCTTCCAGAGCCTGCAGAAAGGAAACAAACACTTGGCGCTGACAGG GTTTTGAGTGTTTTAAAGAGGATTAGTGATGAGGATTGTCAACTCTTAGGGTTCAACCCTAAGTATGCTCGCCCTGACTGGATGATTCTAGAAGTTCTTCCTATTCCTCCACCCCCAGTTAGACCATCTGTTATGATGGATGCCACTTCCAGGAGTGAG GATGACTTGACTCATCAGCTAGCTATGATTATTCGGCACAACGAGAACTTGAAAAGACAGGAAAAGAACGGAGCCCCAGCTCACATTATTTCAGAGTTTACACAACTCCTGCAGTTCCATATAGCAACCTATTTTGATAATGAGCTGCCTGGACAGCCAAGAGCCACTCAAAAATCAGGGAGGcctattaaatcaatttgtagCAGGCTGAAGGCGAAGGAAGGCAGAATAAGGGGAAATTTGATGGGAAAACGTGTGGATTTCTCGGCACGTACTGTTATTACACCAGATCCAACAATAAATATCGATGAACTTGGTGTACCGTGGAGTATTGCTCTGAATCTCACATACCCAGAAACAGTTACTCCTTATAACATTGAGAG ATTGAAGGAGCTTGTTGATTATGGACCACATCCTCCACCTGGCAAGACTGGGGCAAAATATATCATTCGGGATGATGGCCAGAGACTCGATCTTCGGTACCTTAAGAAGAGCAGTGATCATCATTTGGAACTTGGATACAAAGTGGAGAGGCACTTAATTGATGGTGATTTTGTTCTTTTCAATCGTCAACCAAGTCTGCACAAAATGTCTATCATGGGTCACAGGATTAGGATCATGCCATATTCCACCTTCCGTCTGAATTTGTCTGTCACCTCTCCTTACAATGCTGATTTCGATGGGGATGAGATGAACATGCACGTACCACAGTCATTCGAGACCAGAGCCGAGGTGTTGGAGCTGATGATGGTTCCTAAGTGTATTGTCTCTCCTCAGGCGAATCGGCCTGTGATGGGTATTGTGCAGGATACCCTTCTAGGATGCCGTAAAATCACAAAAAGAGATACCTTTATAGAGAAG GATGTTTTCATGAATACGCTTATGTGGTGGCAAGACTTCGATGGGAAAGTTCCAGCTCCTACAATTCTGAAGCCACGTCCTCTTTGGACTGGCAAACAAGTCTTCAATCTTATCATACCAAAGCAGATAAATCTGTTCAGGTACTCTGCTTGGCACTCAGATGCAGAGACTGGATTCATAACTCCAGGGGATACCCAAGTGAGAATTGAAAGAGGAGAACTTCTTGCCGGAACTCTCTGCAAAAAGACCCTTGGTACCGGTAATGGGAGTCTCGTGCATGTTATTTG GGAAGAGGTTGGTCCTGATGCAGCTAGGAAGTTCCTCGGTCATACTCAATGGCTGGTTAACTACTGGCTTCTGCAGAATGGTTTTACCATTGGAATCGGTGATACTATTGCTGATTCGCAAACAATGGAGAAAATTAATGAGACTATTTCTTGTGCAAAAACTGCCGTGAAAGACCTTATTCGACAGTTCCAGGAAAAGAAATTGGATCCTGAACCGGGGCGAACCATGACAGAGACGTTTGAGAATAGAGTTAACCAG GTTTTAAATAAAGCTCGTGACGATGCTGGAAGTAGTGCTCAAAAGAGTTTAGCAGAAACCAATAACCTGAAGGCTATGGTGACAGCAGGATCTAAAGGAAGTTTCATCAATATTTCTCAAATGACAGCGTGTGTTGGTCAGCAAAATGTGGAAGGGAAGCGGATCCCATTTGGATTTGATGGCCGGACGTTACCGCATTTCACCAAAGATGACTATGGTCCTGAAAGTCGTGGGTTTGTCGAGAATTCGTACCTTCGTGGGCTGACTCCTCAGGAGTTCTTTTTCCATGCCATGGGAGGAAGGGAAGGTCTTATTGATACTGCCGTGAAGACATCAGAAACTGGATACATTCAGAGGCGATTGGTCAAGGCTATGGAGGATATTATGGTTAAGTATGATGGAACAGTCAGAAACTCGTTGGGTGATGTTATTCAGTTTCTCTATGGGGAAGATGGTATGGATGCTGTGTGGATAGAATCTCAGAAGCTGGATTCCTTGAAAATGAAGAAAGCAGAGTTTGATAGGACGTTCAAGTACGAGATTGACGACGAGAACTGGAATCCTACATACCTAAGTGATGAACATCTTGAGGACTTGAAAGGGATCAGGGAGTTGCGTGATGTATTTGATGCAGAATATCAGAAGCTCGAGGCTGATAGATTTCAACTCGGGACTGAAATTGCTACAAATGGTGACAGCACTTGGCCATTACCTGTGAACATCAAGAGGCATATCTGGAATGCCCAGAAGACTTTCAAGATTGATTTGCGCAAGATTTCGGATATGCACCCTGTTGAGATTGTCGATGCAGTTGATAAATTACAGGAGAGGCTGTTGGTTGTTCCTGGTGAAGATGGATTGAGCGTAGAAGCACAGAAAAATGCCACACTGTTCTTCAACATTTTGCTTCGAAGCACTCTTGCTAGTAAAAGGGTGTTGGAGGAATACAAGCTCAGCCGGGAGGCTTTTGAGTGGGTTATTGGCGAGATAGAGTCAAGGTTCTTACAGTCTCTTGTAGCTCCCGGGGAAATGATTGGTTGTGTTGCTGCTCAATCAATTGGAGAGCCTGCTACGCAAATGACTTTGAATACTTTCCATTATGCTGGTGTCAGTGCCAAGAATGTTACACTCGGTGTTCCAAGGCTGCGAGAGATTATTAACGTCGCTAAAAGGATTAAAACACCTTCCCTTTCTGTCTACCTCACACCAGAAGCTAGCAAATCAAAAGAGGGGGCTAAAACTGTTCAGTGCGCTTTGGAATATACTACTCTCAGGAGTGTTACTCAAGCCACGGAGGTTTGGTATGACCCGGATCCGATGAGTACCATTATCGAAGAAGATTTTGAATTTGTGAGGTCCTACTATGAAATGCCAGATGAAGATGTCTCTCCAGATAAAATCTCTCCATGGCTGCTTCGTATTGAGTTGAATCGTGAAATGATGGTTGACAAGAAATTGAGTATGGCAGATATAGCGGAGAAGATCAACCTGGAGTTTGACGATGACCTGACTTGCATATTTAACGATGATAATGCAGAGAAACTGATCCTTCGGATCCGGATTATGAATGACGAGGGAGCCAAAGGAGAAGCACAAGATGAATCAGCTGAAGATGATGTTTTCCTTAAAAAGATTGAGAGCAACATGCTGACAGAAATGGCGCTCAGGGGTATTCCAGACATCAACAAGGTGTTCATTAAGCAGGTTAGAAAAAGCAAGTTTGATGAGGATGATGGATTCAAGACATCGGAGGAGTGGATGTTAGATACAGAAGGTGTTAATCTGCTGGCTGTTATGTGCCATGAAGATGTGGATCCAAAGAGGACAACAAGCAATCACTTGATTGAGATTATTGAAGTTCTTGGAATTGAAGCAGTTCGTCGTGCTTTGTTGGATGAGCTTCGAGTTGTGATATCCTTTGATGGCTCTTATGTGAATTACCGTCATCTTGCCATATTGTGTGATACAATGACATATCGAGGTCATCTAATGGCGATCACTCGACATGGTATCAACAGGAATGATACTGGGCCTCTGATGAGGTGCTCATTTGAAGAAACTGTCGATATTCTGCTGGATGCTGCAGCTTATGCTGAGACAGACTGCTTGCGTGGTGTTACCGAAAATATTATGCTCGGCCAGCTTGCACCTATTGGAACAGGAGACTGCGAACTCTATCTGAATGATGAGATGCTGAAGAATGCAATTGAACTTCAACTTCCTAGCTATATGGATGGACTGGAGTTTGGAATGACTCCTGCTCGCTCACCAATGTCAGGAACTCCTTATCATGAAAGCATGATGTCCCCAAACTACCTCCTCAGTCCAAATATGCGGTTGTCTCCAATGTCAGATGCTCAGTTTTCTCCATATGTTGGTGGAATGGCgttttctccttcttcatctccAGGCTACAGCCCATCATCCCCTGGTTACAGTCCCACTTCTCCTGGTTACAGTCCCACTTCACCTGGATACAGTCCGACTTCTCCTGGCTATAGTCCAACTTCTCCCACGTACAGTCCTAGTTCTCCTGGCTATAGCCCAACAAGCCCTGCTTATTCTCCAACAAGTCCTTCATATTCTCCCACCTCTCCTAGCTACAGCCCAACGTCTCCTAGCTACAGCCCAACGTCTCCAAGCTACAGCCCAACGTCCCCAAGTTACAGTCCAACATCCCCGAGTTACAGTCCAACTTCACCTGCATACAGTCCAACTTCTCCTGCGTACAGCCCAACGTCACCTGCATACAGCCCTACCTCTCCATCTTACAGTCCAACTTCACCATCTTACAGTCCGACATCGCCTTCTTACAGCCCTACCTCACCCTCCTACAGTCCAACATCTCCTTCTTACAGTCCTACGTCACCTGCATACAGCCCAACTTCTCCTGGCTACAGCCCTACTTCACCAAGCTACAGTCCAACGTCTCCTAGTTACGGTCCGACGTCTCCAAGCTACAACCCTCAGTCTGCTAAATACAGTCCATCTCTGGCTTACTCTCCTAGCAATGCAAGACTATCACCAGCTAGCCCTTACAGTCCTACATCTCCAAACTACAG CCCTACATCACCATCCTACTCACCCACATCTCCGTCGTATTCACCTTCAAGTCCAACATACAGTCCCAGCAG CCCATACAGCTCAGGAGCAAGCCCTGACTACAGCCCGAGCGCAGGTTACTCACCAAcacttcctggttattcacCCTCATCCACCGGTCAGTATACACCACATGAGGGAGATAAAAATGACAAGACTGGAAAAGATGGCAGCAAGGATGATAAAAGCAACCCTTGA
- the LOC108821853 gene encoding phospholipase D delta-like, which translates to MAGNDRLLLHGDLDLKIVEARRLPNRDTFSERMRRCFKPCNSCIKPPTYDYDHPRVDSDGEEESSEDEDDENIRRRLPRDTSDPYVTVSVPHARATLARTRVLKNSTDPVWNQHFNIFVAHRLAYLKFKVKDHDVSGAQTIGTVRVPAQEIASGERIARWFPILGRRSRKPPKKETALHIDLRFTPFDQIQTKTTLGGGVTGTYFPLRKGSQVRLYQDAHVMDRMLPEIRLDNGKVYQQGKCWEDMCYAICEAHHMIYIVGWSVFHKVKLIREPTRPLPRGGDLSLGELLKYKSEEGVRVLLLVWDDKSSRDKFGISTQGVMGTHDEETRKFFKNSSVKCILSPRYASNKLGLVKQKAIGTLFTHHQKCVLVDTQTAGSNRKVTAFIGGIDLCDGRYDTPEHRILHDLDTVFKDDFHNPTFPSGTMAPRQPWHDMHCRIDGPAAYDVLINFEQRWRKATRWKDLWLDDSLLRIGRISWILNPEFKYQIDGTLHVPEDDPVVYVSNEDDPENWHVQVFRSIDSGSVKGFPKYVDEAEALHLDYDKRLVVDKSIQTAYIQIIRSAQHFIYIENQYFIGSSYDWPDYNDAGADNLIPMELALKITSKIRAKERFAVYVVIPMWPEGDPKSGPMQEILYWQSQTMQMMYYVIARELKSVQSNAHPLDYLNFYCLGKREQLPDGMPSTSGSAVSDSYKFQRFMIYVHAKGMIVDDEYVLMGSANINQRSMAGTKDTEIAMGAYQPHHTWTNKGKHPRGQVYGYRMSLWAEHLGKTGYEFVEPADLECVKNVNEIAEGNWRKFIDSEFSELQGHLIKYPLHVDIDGNVIPLPDYDSFPDVGGKIIGHDSKAIPDTLTT; encoded by the exons ATGGCGGGGAACGATAGGTTGCTTTTACATGGTGACCTCGATTTGAAAATTGTTGAAGCGAGGAGGCTACCTAACAGGGATACCTTCTCCGAACGTATGCGCCGTTGCTTCAAGCCTTGCAACTCCTGTATTAAGCCTCCTACATACGACTATGATCATCCCAGAGTCGACAGTGACGGCGAAGAAGAGAGTTCCGAAGACGAGGACGACGAGAACATTCGTCGCCGCCTCCCTAGGGATACCAGCGATCCCTACGTCACCGTGTCCGTCCCGCATGCGAGAGCGACTCTCGCTCGTACGCGCGTTCTGAAGAACTCCACGGATCCTGTTTGGAACCAGCATTTCAACATTTTCGTAGCGCATCGGCTGGCTTACCTCAAGTTCAAAGTCAAGGACCACGACGTCTCCGGTGCACAGACCATCGGCACTGTCCGTGTCCCGGCTCAAGAAATCGCCTCCGGCGAACGCATTGCGAGATGGTTTCCTATCCTCGGCCGCCGCTCAAGAAAGCCGCCGAAGAAGGAAACCGCTCTCCATATTGATTTGAGATTTACTCCGTTCGATCAAATCCAAACCAAGACGACGCTTGGTGGTGGTGTTACGGGGACTTATTTCCCACTGAGGAAAGGGAGTCAGGTGAGGCTTTACCAAGACGCTCACGTGATGGACAGAATGCTACCCGAGATTCGGTTGGACAATGGGAAAGTTTATCAACAAGGGAAATGCTGGGAAGATATGTGCTATGCTATCTGCGAGGCTCACCATATGATCTACATTGTTGGCTGGTCTGTCTTCCACAAGGTGAAGCTGATCAGGGAACCTACAAGGCCATTGCCTAGAGGTGGGGATTTGTCGCTTGGGGAGTTGCTGAAATACAAATCGGAAGAAGGTGTTCGAGTTCTGCTACTTGTATGGGACGATAAGAGTTCTCGTGATAAGTTTGGGATAAGCACG CAAGGAGTTATGGGGACACATGATGAAGAGACTAGAAAGTTTTTCAAGAATTCTTCTGTGAAATGTATACTGTCACCTCGTTATGCCAGCAATAAGCTTGGATTGGTCAAACAAAAGGCAA TTGGCACTCTCTTCACGCACCATCAGAAGTGTGTTCTTGTAGACACTCAGACTGCTGGTAGTAATCGCAAAGTCACAGCTTTTATTGGTGGGATCGATCTTTGTGACGGCCGCTATGACACACCTGAGCACCGGATATTACACGATCTTGACACTGTATTTAAGGACGATTTTCACAATCCTACATTTCCA AGTGGTACCATGGCTCCAAGACAACCTTGGCACGATATGCATTGTAGGATAGATGGGCCTGCGGCATATGATGTTCTCATAAATTTTGAGCAACGGTGGAGAAAAGCGACACGATGGAAAGATCTCTGGCTAGATGATTCTTTGTTACGGATAGGACGTATATCATGGATACTAAATCCAGAGTTTAAATATCAGATAGATGGTACTTTACATGTTCCAGAGGACGATCCAGTTGTTTATGTTTCTAATGAAGATGATCCTGAGAACTGGCATGTTCAGGTGTTCCGTTCTATCGACTCAGGATCCGTGAAAGGATTTCCAAAATATGTAGATGAGGCTGAGGCCCTG CATCTAGATTATGACAAGCGTCTAGTAGTTGATAAAAGCATCCAGACTGCGTACATCCAGATAATCAGATCTGCTCAGCATTTCATATATATCGAGAACCAGTATTTTATTGGTTCTTCTTATGATTGGCCTGATTATAACGATGCAG GAGCTGACAATCTTATTCCTATGGAGTTAGCACTAAAGATTACTAGTAAAATTAGAGCTAAAGAAAGATTTGCTGTCTATGTCGTCATACCAATGTGGCCTGAAGGCGACCCAAAGTCTGGACCTATGCAAGAAATTTTATATTGGCAG AGCCAAACTATGCAGATGATGTATTATGTTATAGCACGAGAACTGAAGTCGGTCCAGTCAAATGCGCATCCTCTAGACTACCTTAACTTTTACTGCCTTGGTAAACGAGAGCAACTTCCAGATGGTATGCCATCCACCAGCGGCAGTGCG GTATCTGATTCTTATAAGTTCCAGCGTTTCATGATCTATGTGCATGCAAAGGGGATGATAGTAGATGATGAATATGTACTTATGGGATCTGCTAATATCAACCAAAGATCTATGGCCGGCACGAAAGATACCGAGATAGCCATGGGTGCATATCAACCCCATCATACATGGACTAACAAGGGAAAACACCCACGTGGCCAG GTGTACGGGTATAGGATGTCCTTGTGGGCAGAGCATTTAGGCAAAACTGGATATGAGTTTGTGGAGCCTGCTGATCTAGAATGTGTCAAGAACGTGAATGAAATCGCTGAAGGGAACTGGAGAAAGTTCATAGATTCGGAGTTCTCAGAGTTGCAAGGCCACTTGATTAAGTATCCTCTGCATGTAGACATTGATGGTAATGTAATCCCTCTTCCAGATTATGACAGTTTCCCAGATGTTGGTGGTAAGATCATTGGACATGATTCCAAGGCTATCCCTGATACTCTAACCACGTAA
- the LOC108820638 gene encoding probable prolyl 4-hydroxylase 8: MARKPYHLRHQPRKSSSTTTQAFTVIILTLFFIMILLGLGILSLPSTSRSSSSPIDLTTIVRDSEERESYGNEDGNGDGWVEVISWEPRAFLYHNFLTNEECEHLISLAKPSMKRSKVVDVKSGGSKDSRVRTSSGTFLKRGQDELVEEIENRISDFTFIPVENGEGLQVLHYEVGQKYEPHHDYFSDDYNVKRGGNRIATVLMYLSDVEEGGETVFPAAKGNVSDVPWWNELSQCGKEGLSVLPKKRDALLFWSAGPDATLDPSSLHGGCPVIKGNKWSSTKWLHFNEYTA; this comes from the exons ATGGCCAGGAAACCGTATCACCTCCGTCATCAGCCACGTAAATCTTCATCGACGACGACGCAGGCTTTCACAGTTATCATTCTTACACTCTTCTTCATCATGATTCTTCTAGGTCTCGGTATCCTTTCACTACCCAGCACTAGCAGGTCCTCTTCAAGCCCGATTGATTTGACCACAATTGTACGGGATAGCGAGGAGAG GGAGAGTTATGGAAACGAAGATGGTAATGGTGACGGTTGGGTTGAAGTTATCTCGTGGGAGCCTAGAGCTTTCCTTTATCACAATTTCTTG aCAAATGAAGAATGTGAGCACTTGATTAGCCTTGCGAAACCTAGCATGAAAAGGTCAAAGGTGGTCGATGTGAAAAGTGGAGGGAGCAAAGACAGCAG AGTAAGAACAAGTTCAGGAACGTTTCTTAAAAGAGGGCAAGACGAACTCGTGGAAGAGATTGAGAACAGGATCTCAGATTTCACCTTCATTCCTGTAG AAAATGGAGAAGGGCTACAGGTTCTCCATTACGAAGTTGGGCAGAAATATGAGCCTCATCATGACTATTTCTCAGACGATTACAATGTCAAAAGAGGAGGGAACCGAATCGCTACTGTACTCATGTATCT CTCGGACGTTGAAGAAGGCGGCGAGACGGTTTTCCCTGCAGCTAAAGGAAACGTTAGTGATGTCCCTTGGTGGAACGAGCTCTCACAATGTGGTAAAGAAGGACTCTCTGTTTTACCAAAGAAGAGAGATGCTTTACTCTTCTGGAGCGCTGGGCCTGACGCGACGCTAGACCCTTCGAGCTTGCATG GTGGTTGTCCAGTGATCAAAGGGAACAAGTGGTCATCAACTAAATGGTTACACTTTAATGAGTACACGGCTTAA